In the genome of Bradysia coprophila strain Holo2 unplaced genomic scaffold, BU_Bcop_v1 contig_232, whole genome shotgun sequence, one region contains:
- the LOC119075568 gene encoding bacillopeptidase F-like, translating into MKCQIALTLFGLACLSLANPIARVEEQIYKNLEESELTNVLITFRRADTKSAWDRFYSLRLTTRAAILDTQHAILKDHADVVQADVTAILEKVKIAGKKHYVDQLWITNELIVRDIDRETVELLRNHPDVESLVAEQFIQLEQTEEGESFDLRDYNNTIHNQWGIVNVNAPAAWARGLTGTGIVIGNIDTGARHTHVALAPTYRGNNAGENHNYNWFAPTGNAAVPSDTNGHGTHCIGSHSGTQGLGVAPNSRWIACRGCAGPGCSTFDLNSCGNFMACPTNTVGGAAQCARAPQIVNNSWGGAGGSTWFNPILTAWRNAGISAVFSAGNSGNACNTHSSPGDQPLAFAVGATTSTNALWTSSSVGPGPGNAVKPNVAAPGASVASASHLADTGLRTLSGTSMAAPHVAGAVALIFQARGGTVVAAHARLTSTALTHVSGGRTCGGVPEGTRPNNHVGHGRIDANAAA; encoded by the coding sequence ATGAAGTGCCAAATCGCTCTAACTCTTTTCGGACTTGCTTGCCTGTCGCTTGCTAACCCAATCGCAAGGGTTGAGGAACAGATCTACAAAAATCTTGAAGAATCAGAACTAACCAACGTTCTGATTACGTTCCGACGAGCTGACACTAAATCTGCATGGGATCGTTTCTACTCATTGAGGCTCACAACCCGCGCAGCTATTTTGGACACCCAACACGCCATCCTTAAGGATCACGCTGATGTAGTCCAAGCTGATGTTACCGCAATTTTGGAGAAAGTTAAGATCGCGGGAAAAAAGCACTACGTTGATCAACTGTGGATCACAAATGAGCTCATCGTTCGCGATATTGACAGAGAAACCGTTGAGCTATTGAGAAACCATCCAGATGTTGAATCCTTGGTCGCAGAACAATTTATACAATTGGAACAAACTGAAGAAGGCGAAAGCTTTGACCTCAGAGACTATAACAACACCATCCACAATCAATGGGGTATTGTAAATGTAAACGCTCCAGCTGCCTGGGCTAGGGGACTTACTGGAACTGGAATCGTTATTGGAAACATCGACACTGGAGCACGTCATACTCATGTAGCTTTGGCTCCGACTTACCGTGGAAACAATGCCGGAGAAAACCACAACTATAACTGGTTTGCGCCAACTGGAAACGCTGCAGTTCCTTCTGACACCAATGGACACGGAACTCATTGCATTGGAAGTCACTCCGGTACTCAAGGTCTCGGTGTTGCACCAAACTCACGTTGGATCGCTTGTCGTGGCTGTGCCGGTCCTGGTTGCTCCACTTTCGATCTAAACTCTTGCGGCAACTTCATGGCTTGTCCAACAAATACTGTTGGTGGTGCAGCTCAATGTGCTAGAGCTCCACAAATCGTAAATAACAGTTGGGGTGGTGCTGGTGGTTCAACTTGGTTCAATCCGATTTTGACTGCGTGGAGAAACGCTGGTATTTCGGCTGTATTTTCAGCTGGAAACAGTGGCAATGCCTGCAACACTCATTCATCTCCAGGAGATCAACCACTCGCTTTCGCCGTCGGAGCCACTACAAGCACAAATGCGCTTTGGACGTCATCCAGTGTTGGTCCAGGCCCAGGCAACGCAGTAAAACCTAACGTTGCTGCTCCAGGTGCTAGCGTTGCATCTGCTTCTCACTTGGCCGATACAGGATTGCGTACATTGTCTGGCACTAGTATGGCAGCTCCGCATGTTGCCGGAGCTGTTGCTTTGATCTTTCAGGCTCGTGGTGGTACCGTTGTTGCAGCTCACGCTCGTCTCACTAGCACTGCTTTAACTCACGTTTCCGGTGGTAGAACTTGTGGTGGAGTACCAGAGGGTACTCGACCCAACAACCACGTCGGACATGGACGTATCGACGCCAACGCAGCTGCTTaa